The genomic region CACAACAAACCTTGAATGCAATTATCGTAGTTaaagatatatatttttaatagtgATATATTgctacttggggcggcacggtggtgtagtggttagcgctgtcgcctcacagcaagaaggttctgggttcgagccccgtagccggcgagggcctttctgtgtggagtttgcatgttctccccgtgtctgcgtgggtttcctccgggtgctccggtttcccccacagtccaaagacatgcaggttaggttaactggtgactctaaattgagcgtaggtgtgaatgtgagtgtgaatggttgtctgtgtctatgtgtcagccctgtgatgacctggcgacttgtccagggtgaaccccgcctttcgcccgtagtcagctgggataggatccagctcgcctgcgaccctgtaggacaggataaagcggctacagataatgagatgagatgagacgatatATTGCTACTTCTTCAGATTGAGGCGGTTGCCGTCCAACGTTAAGGTGTTTTACCGCCACCTGCTGGACATTTCATTAAAAATGGACTGGAGCGCGGATACAAACATTTAATTTGACACTTAAACAGAGCGGATGCTTATGTAAAACGAACGTGTTACTAGCCGGAATATTTTGTAAGACGCACAAATATAGACTTCTTTATATAGTTTTTTCCTCCCCGTATTCAGGCAGACACCGCCTTCTGTACCCTGATTGGCTGATTAGTCAAATCACACACACGtaaatctaatcagccaatcagggCACAGAAGGCAGCGTCTGTCTGAATACGGGTAGGAAAAAAAAACTCCATAAACCAACTTATATTTGTGTGTCTTACAAAATATTCCGGCTAGAAACACGTGATTTTTATATAAGCATCTGCTCTGTTTACGTCTCAAATTAAGGGTTTGTAAACGAGGTTGGAATCCCGCGAAGGTTTTACAatcaatatttaataaaattctACGTTTTAGTTAAACATATAAAAAgtatatatatttaacaacacgtttatattttaatgtttttttacaGGTAATAAATGTCATTTCACAAATGTAATTAAATCCGACGTTGTCTACTTTAACAGTctactttatgattttaatacttactgctttaataataataataataataataataataataataataataatgggttgCCAGgcgaaacaaacctcacccggtagcacttatgatgaaggaagatatcatggaaataaatcggtcccctatgggtccatgtggctcctgcttataaatagTTTTCTTATAAAtagtttctgatcccatgtccgtacagtaaatatagcatatatttactctatgagtcagtagccacaaaaatgaagcgtaatccaaaaatgaacaatttaaaaatcacagaagtaaaacataccaagtgtctgtactttatattattctcctcttccctcttacagttttccaaactgaaacctccgagccaaggctgacatacacacgctggtcaccatgacccaaacttatttcctggaaatggcctggtgctagagctcagtggaacacactttccttctgtaataagcataaacatgtctgaaaaccatttctttagtctagtccatttattttgaatggtgaactgaattataTACACTCagtggccattttaatcagaacacgtgtatgcgcatgtgtatgcgcatgtgcatgcgtgattgttacactcttacagcgtgctgacatagtggctactgcctctatatgagacagtagccacaaaaaccttaacCTTGACCAAACCACCCCCAAaatattggaggttctatttgagaccaatgcccatctatcctgaaagtttcatgaagattggtccaaccggtcgacatgtgttttgtggacctggaaaaggcttatgactgtgtccctcgtggtgccctgtggggggtgcttcgggagtatggggttcgggacccactactgcaggccctgtatgactggagcaggagtttggttcgcattgccagcaataAGTCGGACTAATTCCCAGTGCAGgtgggactccaccagggctgccctctgtcaccagttctgttcataacttttatggacagaatttctaggcacagccaaggggcagaaggtgtccggtttggtggcctcaggatcacgtctctgctttttgtggatgatgtggtcctgttggcttcatcaatctgtgacctccAGCAGgcgctgggacagtttgcagccgagtgtgaagcggctgggatgaggatcagcacctccaagtctgtggccatggcactcagctggaaaagggtggagtgcctactttgaGTCAGGGGGAGTTGCTGCCTCAAGTGGAGTAGTATCTTGAGGTCTTTTTCACCCCCCAGTGGAGGGTAGAGGGGAGCAGTagttggacagatggattggggcagcatcagcagtgatgcggacgctaaactggTGTATTGTGGTAAagcgagagctgagccaaaaggcaaagctctcaatttactggtccatctacgttcccactctcacctatggtcacgagctgtgggtagtgaccgaaagaatgaggtcgcagatacaagtggtagaaatgagttttcttcacagggtggctgggctctctcttagagacagggtgagaagctcagtcattcaggagagactcggagtagaaccgctgctcctccacatcgaaaggagtcagttgaggtggttcgggcaccttgttaggatgccacctggacgcctcccaagggaggttctctgggcatgccccactgggaggagaccccggggcagacccaggacacgctgaagaaattacatctctcggctggcctgggaatgcctcggtattctcCTGGAAGagttggtggaggtggccagggagagggaagactAGGCTGCTCtgtttaggctgctacccctgtgacccggatccggataagtggtagaagatggatggatggtccaaCCATTTTCCTGtgatattgttaacaaaaaacaaagaaacctgactgaaaacaatacctcgccccctggtggactccgtcctgggcaaggtaacaataattattatttttacacaATAAAAACACTACCATTAATAATATTTAACTGGTGCATCTcacaaagtgggcggcacggtggtgtagtggttagcgctgtcgcctcacagcaagaaggtccgggttcgagtcccgtggccggcgagggcctttctgtgcggagtttgcatgttctccccgtgtccgcgtgggtttcctccgggtgctccggtttcccccacagtccaaagacatgcaggttaggttaactggtgactctaaattgaccgtaggtgtgaatgtgatgaaTATGGgtcatatatatcatctcatctcattatctcatctcattctcattatctgtagccgctttatcctgttctacagggtcgcaggcgagctggagcctatcccagctgactacgggtgcaaggcggggtacaccctggacaagtcgccaggtcatcacagggctgacacatagacacagacaaccattcacactcacattcacacctacgctcaatttagagtcaccagttaacctaacctgcatgtctttggactgtgggggaaaccggagcacccggaggaaacccacgcggacacagggagaacatgcaaactccgcacagaaaggccctcgccggccacggggctcgaacccggaccttcttgctgtgaggcgacagcgctaaccactacaccaccgtgccgaccctgAAGGAACTGGTTTAATTGTAAAATCCGgtctgttcctgtgtttgtgtgtgagtcaGTAATAAACACGTGCTATTCGCAAGCgagggattttatttatttaatttaagatTAGACAATACATCAACAAAACAGTAAGAACAAGTGAAAGACAAAGTCAcagacattccaaaacatgacAAAGGCATAAATCAAAAAATAAGGGTGATAAGATAAATAAgtgaataaaataacataaaataatcaatagaaataagtttaaagaaagaaaaggagatataaaacagggcaaattgaaatgacagacaatttcacttaatgtaatttgaataaaattgaatagctgataagcactttttgtgggattcgatatgtgacagagactcaaaatacatttttaattcaattaaaaataatgggAATGAGGGGGTtgccttggacattttgactttatgtatatggaatttacctagtaatataaagagattaattatgttaaatttattattgtacgagaaagtgccaaaaataatgattttctcatcAAAGTGATACTTGACTGCAGTTTTATTTTATTACGGAAACCCGTAGCCTTATGACGTCATTGGCGCGAAGAAAAACGTCACCGCTGAAGAATGCGGCTTTGTGCGCATGCCCAGTCTCGAACAGGAAGTGATTAATCCTCGGCAGGTTTCAGGGCCTGAAAGCGCTGGGAAGGATTTCTATGgtaaaatagccgcgtttttcctttatttcacACTGATTGCGATAGTTTGTTGGCAACATTTTTATCGACTTGTAAAGTTTTGACTTGTTTAATTCTTTCGCCAGGCTGGTTCGGAGCGGCTGCGTTTGATTCGGTAGCGGTTTAGCTAACAGCCACAGTGGTAGCTGCGTTTTCTACTTTTTAAAAAGTGTTTTGTTTGATAATAAATGTTAAAAGCTCCTCTGTCGCTAAAAATTAATTTTATATACTGGCTAATTATCTAAATTTTGCTGCCTTTAATTTTTTTCTCCACTTGTATTTCACCAAATCCCGCCTGCTTTGTGAGGATTGGCTAATAGTTAAAACGTGACACAGAACTGTCCAATCAGCGAGTAAGCTCATGTTTCTGACACTCGGTTTGTCCGCTCTCAGGAGGCGGGACTTGTCGGAATGCGGGTGGATAAATAAAATTAGCATGGGTTGATGTTAATAAGGGTTTAATTCGACGCAGTTTGGTAACTTGTTGGTGTTAATAATCGGCTCTCTGTAACCAGAACTGATTTAAATATTTAACTTATTAAAAGTAAGACATGCAGTTTATATGATGACCTGTAATGTGTTTGGTAATAAACATGTTTGgtatcttgtaaaaaaaaatcagacaggtataaaatgtttttgttgttttaaatgTAATCCTTTCTGAAATGAGCTCCATGGCATTGCTGTTAAAGGGCCTGTTAGTGTTTAACACTTCCTGCTCCTACACTGTTGTCTAATCTGGGCAGATTATAGCTCAGGTTTCCTCTgtagtcatctctctctctctgtgtgtgtgtgtgtgataggaaGAGATGTCAGGAGAGAGTGCTGTGAGCTCGGCTGTGCCGGCTGCAACGACCCGGACCACCTCGTTCAAGGGGTCGAGTCCGAGCTCCAAGTACGTGAAGCTGAACGTGGGTGGCGCTctttactacaccaccatgcagaccCTCACCAAACAGGACACCATGCTGAAGGCCATGTTCAGCGGCCGTATGGAGGTGCTCACCGACAGCGAAGGTACTGTTCTGTACTCCAACACATACAGCAGTTCTATGATGAAATCCGTCTGTTAAACGTTTACAGAGGAGGTGATGCTCTCATGCGCTCTGTGTGTCCTGCTGTAGGCTGGATCCTGATCGACCGATGCGGGAAACACTTCGGCACCGTCCTGAATTACCTGCGTGACGGCGTGGTGCCTCTGCctgagagcaggagagagacggagGAGCTGCTGGCTGAAGCCAAGTACTACCTGGTGCAGGGTTTAGTGGACGAGTGTCAGGCTGCACTGCAGGTACCCCCCCCCACACGCTTCATGCAAACTCGCCAGTGTACGGCACACCTGTTTACACTGAGCTGTAATTTACtatttaaaataagttgctgaatTTATAAAAGCTTATCTTTGGAACACATTATACAGtttgcactctgttttatttcttattttttttttccagaacaaAGACGCCTATGAGCCCTTCTGCAAAGTGCCCTTGGTGACCTCACCTAAGGAAGAGCAGAAACTCATTGCTACATCAAATAAGGTACAGCGAGCCACTTATTTTTCAATGCTGTAGAAAatgttaattaaataataattaacTGTAAGTGTACACATGAATTTATGGCAGGTAATGCACAAGTCATATTTTAACTCTTGTCCGTTTACAGCCTACCGTTAAACTCCTGTACAACAGGAGCAACAATAAATACTCCTACACCAGGTGAGTGAGAGGTGTCTGTTTATTTTAGAGTAATGATTCAGTAAACCCTGACGTTAAAATCTGATCTCGCTGTGTTCAGTAACTCGGATGACAACATGCTGAAGAACATCGAGCTGTTTGATAAGCTCTCTCTGCGCTTTAATGGGCGTGTGCTCTTCATTAAAGATGTGATCGGAGATGAAATCTGCTGCTGGTCGTTTTACGGTCAGAGCAGGAAGATCGCGGAGGTGTGCTGCACCTCCATCGTCTACGCTACCGAGAAGAAGCAGACCAAGGTAACAAAACTCACTGcgtttatagagatcttgcatgtgacatcacagccgatccagattgtgacagacgccatcttgtcggtcaaacgccatatttccgccttctacttctgccttttcttctggaaaaccctactatatacaattctactacaacggctgcggctacaagctctccctacctgtgcacgtttgttttttgtgtgtatttttgcctgGTGTTCGTctatcggacttcaatatccactacaaccgtatggacttactggacattggtttccagcagaaaatgacggtttgtagcgattttccatcgcatgcacaacattctggacgagatagcgagaccagcggggtctccgtggattgttatcggaagcaaagtgaaggaggcggcgtcgggagcggaagcaaaagcgaggctgcaggcagagccggcctgttgactaatgccgcttttctactaccaacgcggctgagttgggctgggctgagccgtgccgtgctgagttgggctgagtcgagctgagcggggctgttggagttgcatttcgactacaaccccgctgaaccgtgctggctggaagtgggtggacacattgggtggagttagcgaaagtgggtggacgtcgcgtgatgtcattaagcagcgcaaacagtgacatcagtgagcttttaagcggtagtctcacgacccggatagtaaacgataaacatggaggacatggagtcgttagtgttgctggtcttggtgctgtggcttgtcactggctagagcgtatagatgaggcgaggcgcataaggcttcagaaattctcgtaattcttcttccgggtttacggtgtttacagatcccagcgtgctcgcgggccgtgtgtgggcgtgtgaggacattcctcctcaccaatcagtgaacaggggagtgtctcctcacgcccctagccccactcggctcggtttggctcgcttcagccccactccaaaaccgtgcgagttttgggtgctaagcagggctgaagtgagctgagtcgtgctgctctgaggtagtcgaaacgcgagccgtgtcgggctgaagcgagctgaaaaagggtagtggaaaagggccataagctcagaaaacagccactcaaacctccactgctaagcctttacctctccaacgccagatccatggtaaacaagatggacgatttggaattacagctggaattaccttattctattctataatcggctggtcagtgctgtactcaatacttaagtgacttacccgtccaatgaggattgttattttcttgtttacaagatgccacatctgagtcgctgacatcctgaatttctgtaaagataactgtccagagatttataagcatgcagtgcttcaccactgaacagcgagggaaagttaattatacacgtccgggtattccacctctggcagttccatagccactgacacggtcgtgaaaactccgtccggtaagcgataagggtcactaatctgtagatcgtttattttagacatatatctagttatctgttcattagaaaaatgagccgtgtagtccgttcgttgaaattgatccattctgtacgcgagtgcagcagtattcagcggtgtttttgaccgacaagatggcagctgttaactttccggtcacgtgactgcaagatctctatacacagCAGCCAGGAGTCACATTTTCAGTCAGTTATGTAAATGAAAACCATGTCGTGGTGATGAGAGCCATCACAGCTTTATTTCTAATTAAAACAGTGTAGTTGCCGTGTGTTTTAGTTGATGTGAGGTAGCGACCCAGCGGTTGGATATTTTTCTGCTGAATTAATCTAATGGCATCCCTACTGGAACACAGGTGGAGTTCCCCGAGGCACGGATCTATGAGGAGACACTGAACATCCTGCTGTACGAGTGTCAGGATGGGCGTGGGCCTGACAATGCACTGCTGGAGGCGACAGGGGGCGCTGCGGGACGCTCTCACCACCTGGATGAGGATGAGGAGCGTGAACGTGTGGAGCGAGTGCGCAGAATCCACGTCAAGCGACCTGATGATCGCACGCATCACCACCAGTGACCTCTAATCCtcatttgacctctgacctgcaGCCCCTGTGCCTTAATCACCCAGTTATCCCCCTCTCCCCTCCAGCTGGGGCTCACAGCGCTGACGGAGTCTTCacacagtagagagagagagagaatctcctGAATTCCAAGAGCCTTTTTCACCCCTTAAAcgcttttcaaacatccactgtttATTCTTTCTCTTCCAGCGTGGTGGTGTTCTCTATGAATGTCGCTCATTTCACAGAATGGTGTGTATGTGAATATTGAAGTTAAGTCTTCTTGACGTGAGCAGGAGTCAGCAGTACAACACACTCGGTGttgtgtggtttaaaaaaaaaaatcagcaccaAACATTACTGCAGTTGGAGCTCTAAAATGGACAGTGTTCACTTATTTGCGTGTTTACATCCGAGATGGACTGTGTGTGTCATGTATTAACTGCTCTTACAATTACTGAACCTCTGCGTGTTGATTCTGTGTAACTAGTGACTGATGGGATTGTTGAATTTCCTGCTATTGATGATTTGAGAGAGGAGATGGAGAGAAAACAGAGAGGAAGTCTTTATCCACCACGGGGCAGCATTGTGCTCATTTTGCCCCTTTAGAAATCAGGCTGTGGTCACCTTGAGCAATAAGTACCCTTATAATTTGATACTTATGTGGTGTCGTGAATTACAGGAGGAAAATCCTCCATCGTTTCACCGCGTGCTGTTTAATTAATGAACGGGAGGCAGGTGACGGCGCCTCCCCGTGGGTCTGCTGGCGTGCTCCTCCTCCTGTTGAGCGAGTGATGGAAGGTAGCCGCACTCTGCTGAAAGAGCGCTGTCGTTTTCCCCCATGCAGGAGATCACAGGTCCAGGATCAGCTTGTACTTTTCACCTGTGTAGTTTCTATTTAAAGTGTAGAACTGGTCCTGGATCAGCAGTAATATCACTGATCCAGAATCAGCACGCTCTGTATTATTTTCACTGCAGTATGAAAGCTGATCCTAGATCAGCAAAGTCTGTTAAAATATGTCTCGTTTTAGTGTGTTTGTGCCGTCACATTTAGTTTCATTAAAGGCACGTTATGTAATCTGTAGAGATGTTTGTACAGATGTGCACATGATTTCAGAAGTGTTTTACATACAACTATATTTATACACTCCTTATCACGAATAAATATTTCTACAAAATTTTCCAAGACCAGAATCTTTGTGTTTTGTCTTtttatttctgtattttgtaCATTTTTAGTATAAAACCTTATCGTACATATGGCTTTGTGTTATGGGTTCATTCAGGAAACCAGTGAGATTGTTTACAAGGATGTCAGAAGCCTATGATTATAGTTTATGAACTGATTTTTAAGTAGGGACTGAAG from Neoarius graeffei isolate fNeoGra1 chromosome 24, fNeoGra1.pri, whole genome shotgun sequence harbors:
- the kctd10 gene encoding BTB/POZ domain-containing adapter for CUL3-mediated RhoA degradation protein 3 — its product is MEEMSGESAVSSAVPAATTRTTSFKGSSPSSKYVKLNVGGALYYTTMQTLTKQDTMLKAMFSGRMEVLTDSEGWILIDRCGKHFGTVLNYLRDGVVPLPESRRETEELLAEAKYYLVQGLVDECQAALQNKDAYEPFCKVPLVTSPKEEQKLIATSNKPTVKLLYNRSNNKYSYTSNSDDNMLKNIELFDKLSLRFNGRVLFIKDVIGDEICCWSFYGQSRKIAEVCCTSIVYATEKKQTKVEFPEARIYEETLNILLYECQDGRGPDNALLEATGGAAGRSHHLDEDEERERVERVRRIHVKRPDDRTHHHQ